DNA sequence from the Nitrospirota bacterium genome:
TCGGTCACCCTTCCGTGAGACCCCTTCACGAGCGATGCGTCGAGAGGGATCACGTCCATGAGCATGCGGAAGCCGAGCGCCTTTTTAACCAGTTCGCCTGCTACTTTTATCTTCGGAAGACGGATGGCCGGATCGATGAAGAGCTCGCAGGGATCATAGCCGGGCTTTGCGTGGATATTAACGGTCCGGGCGTAATCCGGGGCCCTTGCATCATCATCCCAAAAGTAGTACGTGAACCAGCTTTCACGGGAAGCAATAAGCACCAGCTCCCCTGCCCTCTCGTGGTTGAGTCCGTATTCCTCCTTGCCCTCACGGTCGAGGACCCGCTCAACTCCCGGAGTTTGTTCAAAAAGTTCTTTTATCGCAGGAATATCGGATTGATTGCGAATATACACATGGGCTATTTGGTGGTCTGATACGGCAAAGGCCCGCGACGGTCCGGGATCGAGGTACTCCCTGCCGAGGTCGACCTTTACCGTAAGATATCCCGCTTTTCTCAAGAGCCGGTTCGGGTGTATCGGGCGGTCGACTGCGGTTATTCCATACTCGGAGAGCACCACAACCCTGCACCCGCGCTCCGTGAAAAAATCGATCAGTCTCCCGCACAGCCCGTCGATTTCAGAGACATCCTTCGCGATGTCTCCGTGCGGACCGACCCGCTGAAGCACGTAGTCGAGGTGCGGGAGATAGACGAGGTTGAGTGTCGGTTCGAACTCTTCCTCTATTGCCATCGCTGCTTTTGCGATCCACTCGCTCGAGGCGAGGGAAGTTCCCGGGCCCCAGAATTGAAAGAGCGGGAACTGACCGAGCTCTTTATTGAACCTATCCCTGAGGTGGAGGGGGATACTGTAGCAATCGGGAAGCTTTCTGCCGTCGGCGCAATAGAGGGGCCTGGGGGTGACCGCCCAGTCGACGTCGGTGGCCATGTTGTACCACCAGAAATTATTCGCGCACGTAAAAGAGGGATCGCGCCTTTTCGCCCTGTGCCAGACCTTCTCGGACTGCACGAGCCTGTTGGACTGCCGCCAGAACATCACCTCCGCCAGATCGCGGAAATACCAGCCGTTGCCGACAATGCCGTGATCCGCAGGCAGCTTCCCGGTGAGATAGGTCGACTGAACCGGGCAGGTTACCGCCGGCGTAATAGTCTTTATGGGGATGCAACACCGCATCAGTGATCGCAGATGCGGCGTGTGCGCTCCGATGAGAGAGGAGGTAAGTCCGACGACATTAAGGACTACAGTTCGTTTCATCGACCTTTGATCTCAACCATAATAGCTCGCGGCATATTGACTCGGTAATGCTTCCCGACCGCATATCGGGAGGCAGGACGCTCCACGTATATGTTTCGACTTCCAGCAGCGTATCTCCGCTGAGGAGTGGAATCATCTCCTCGATAAAAGAGCGAGTTGTGCCATACGATGATGTCCCCTCCATGAATATCGGCATATGAAAATGGACACGCCACTCTTCTCCTGGGCTGCTCCTGTGATTTGCCAGGGCCTCGGGCAGGTCATCATAGCGGATGATGTCACCATGCCGCCTGATCGCAACCTGGTGCAGATAGACGGGTTCTTGGAATATTCCCTTGCCCCCCCTATCGAAATCAGTCAGCCGCAGAGCCGACGATACCTGGACTTTGCCTATCCTTATGCCGGCCGCAGAAAGTGACGCGAGCGATGCAGCAGGATCCTCGAACAGCACCGCCTGATGGCAGCAGTCAAAACAGATGCCGAGATGCTCCCGCAGACCAAGAGGAACAGGAATCGTATCGAAAAAATCGACAATGTCATCCGTAGTCTCCAGAACGCAGCCGGGCTCAGCCTCCAGGGCAAGGATGATATGCTTACCGCTCCTCTGACTAAGTCCACTGAGGTGCTCAAGCACACTGATGAGGTTCCGGGTAATTGCCGGATAATCCGTCCCCTGGATAAACCTCTTGAACCCGACCGGCACCGTCGAGATGGACCCGGTCACGCCAGGGGGCAACCAAAAGTCCAAGACATCGGCGAGCCGCTTTGTATACGAGACCCGTTCAGGCGACCTCCAGTCAGGCAGATACACCCTTTCCTTGACCGCCTTTGCATGAAAGTCGCCGTAAGGGAAGCCGTTGATGGTGGGGATGAAACAGCCCTGCTCCTCGCACCAGTCGAGCAATTCCCGTGACATCCCCTCACTGATCTCCTGAGCTGCGCGATGCGAGAGCCGGAGGCCGATGGGAAACGGTTCATCCGGCGAGACGGCGCTCTTTATCGCGGGGAGATGTCTGAAGAGCGCGCCCCGCACGTCATCCCAGCGCTCACCGGGATGAATGTTAGTGCAATACGTGATCATCATTTATTAAACTTCGGACACTGGCTGAGGAAGAACTTGGGGTTCTCGTAGAAAACTCGTTGAATCAGCTCTTCGCTGTGTCCGCGGCGTCTCATTTCATTGGCGGTCTTCAGTGTGGCCAGAGGGTCGCTCACGCTCCAGTCTGCTGAAGAGTTGATGCATACGTTTTCCGGACCGTAGATCTCGACGGCATCAACTGCTCGTTCCGGACTTCCCTTGGAGTGCGGATAAAGAGTGAGGCCGTACCAGAAACCTTTTGACTTGATCTCGGGGATCGTGTGCTCTTCCGCATGGTCGATGAGTACGCGCGACGGGCTGATCCGCGGCTCATTGAGGATCATATCGAGGATGAGCCGCGTCCCCTTGAGCTTGTCTTCGAGATGCGGCGTATGAATAAGTATCAGCTCATTTCTCGAGGCTGCCAGTGCTATCTGCTGCTCAAGGACTTTTATCTCATTTCTGCTGTTCTTATTGAGCCCGATTTCGCCGAGTCCGAGGACCGTCGGCCGGTCGAGGTATTCAGGGATGATACCGATCACCTTTTCCGCCAAGGAAAGATTCTCGGCCTCTTTGGAGTTCAAGCCGAGCCAGCAGTAGTGCCGTACGCCGAACCGTGCGGCCCTGGCAGGTTCGACCACGGTGAGCTGGTGGAAATAGTCGTGGAAACTCTCGACCGAGCGCCGGTCAAAGCCCGCCCAGAAGGCCGGCTCGGTAATCGTATGGATGCCGCCCAGGGCGAGCTTCATATAGTCATCAGTCGTCCTGGACACCATATGAATATGGGGATCAATCACGTCCATCGAATGCCCCGTTCCACGCGCCCACGGCCTTCAACCCCACCGCGCTCTCGACAGGCCCGGACGAGGTGTCGCTGAAAACGAGCTGGATAGCCTTCGTTCTCTCCGACTCCGATTCCCGAAGGAACTGCAGCGCCCTCATCAGCGCCTTGTACCGGAAATCGGCTCGGGCCTCCTCAGGATCGCGGTACCGGTCGATGCGGTCGAGAAACGAAGCGATATCAAGAATCCGCGCGCGGTTCTCCATGAAGTAGAGGTCGAGGATATCCTTTGCCGGTTTCGGGCTTGTATCGGTCATCAGAGTGCTCCTTTTCTTTATTTCAGGATGAGCCCTGCCTGCTACAGCCGAATGCGCCTATATAAAATAATAGATGTACCTTTCCTCTCAGTCAAATGTTTCGGTCCCGCTGTTCCCGGACAGGGGCTGACACAATGGCTGACTAATCTCGCGACAATAAGGAGAGAGAAAGAGAGCGGTAGAGGGTGAAACGAAAGCGGGACATGGCAGGCGGACCTGTCTGAATGGAGACAGGTCCGCCTGCTGTTCAGTCAAGAGTTACGACTGCGGGTATTCCTTGCCCGAGGGCGTAATATAGACGATTCTGGATTTGCCGTCCATCCCGGCTTCGACGCGTATCTGCGCCACGCGCTCGCCGTTGAAGGTCGGCATGCTGGCGGCGATGATCTCGGTCACGGTATAGGTCGCGGCTGCCATGAGCACATTGTTGCCGCCGGCAAGAGATATATTGGAGACTGATGTCGCCGTCGTCAGCGCATCGGAAGCTCCGCTCAGGGCGCCCGTAAGCACCGATGTCCTGCTACTGCCCGAAGCAGGAACGGCATAAATGGTAACCGTCGTTCCGCGGGGAATGTTGGTGGCTTCAACCTCCACCGGTACGCTTGCCGTTCCCTCGGGGAGCGTTACATCCGCCACGCCGGTAGGATCAGCGGAAATGGAGATGTTGTTCACCTTCGAAATTCTCAACGTCGGGTTGTTCGGAACGAGAACCTTGCCAGGCGTACCAACAGAACAATTGGGATCAGTATATCCAGAACACGAAACGCCATTATTTGATTCGAATCGGATTCTTCCTGCTCCGCCGTTACCGCCGCCGCTAACGCACGAGCTGCCGGCCCCTGAACCCCTGGCATAGACTGCTCCAGCCGTGCGTACAATAGTGTCAGCGACCAGTCGCACGGCGCCGCCGCTGCCCGCGCCGCCACCGCCGCCGCATCCATCCCCCTGACTTGCGCCGCCGGGGCCACCGTCGGCATAGATGTTGCCGCTTAAGGTTATTGTGCTGGAAGAAGCTATCAGAATAGCGCCGCCGCCACCACCGCCGCCGCCGCCGTTATAGTTGAGACCAGACCCGCCGCCAGCACCGCCAGATCCGCCGATGAGGGGAAGGATTGTCGCCTGACCATATGTTCCTCCGCCTCCACCTCCGTAATAACCTGCAGCGCCTGCAGCAGCATACCCGCCGCCGCCACCGCCGGTACCGTTATTAGGCCACCAGTTGTTTGGATCGCTGCCTCCGGGTTGTCCTCCGCCTGGGCCTTTCCCCCCGCCGCCAAGCTGCCGCTTGACTCCGCCGAAAAGGGGAGAATAACCTCCCATTCCTCCGTCGAAGCCGCCGGGCCCGCCGAGCCCGGGCTGTCCATCGTCGCCGAGCAGGCTGTCACCGGCAGTTCCCGAGTGTTTCGCAGCAGCGCCGCTTACCGAAATCGTCCCGGCTATGGTCACATTCCCCGTTGTTCTGATGATGACAGGAGTATTTGCCGCATTCCTCTTGAACGTGACCGTTACCCCCGAGGGAATGCTGACCGTCGTGTAATCGAGAATGCCGTCAGGGGGCAGCTGGACCTCGGTATTGACCGTCGGCGACAACGCCCCGAGGCAGTCCGGATCGGATGCGTTGTTGCACGAGCTGCCGCTGTCGAAGACGGCATAGGCGCTGGTCGAAACCATGATGCTAGCAACCGTGAGGAGTACGCCCAGAGTCACTTTGAATTTATTTCTTTTATGGAAAAACATTGGTAAATCCTCCTTTTGTTATTCATCACCGCTTCAGAAACATCATGCCTCGGGCGGTCCCCTGAAGCCGGTGAACTTTATGGTAAAGGAATAATACTTCTGATTCACGTTTATACCAATATCATGTACAGCATTATACGCCGCCTCGGATGAAGCGGTACGCTCCTGTTCGTGGAGGAGCCTCATCTCGCTCCTCTTGATTCCGTTCATGGAAGCGCTGCCGCTCATCAGGAATTGTTGCTGCTCGTCCCCTCCCGGCCCGTCGCTGTTCAGCGGCATGGTACCGGAGGGGCCATCGGACGCAAAACGATAACCTGCATCATCGTCTGATATATGCCGTACTGTGGGCCTGAACACGGTAAAGGTGTTCGCCGCGGATGCGGCGCTGCTCGAGGTGCCGTAGGGCGTCGTAATCGTCACCACCCGCTCGCCGCCCTGGGCAGCGCCGTCGATGATGATCGTGACTGTTGCAATCGTCCCCGCTGCATTGACCGCCGGCGGGTTGTTGACCAGAATACCGTCGGAAGGCGTAAAGCGCACCTCCATCGCTTCGGCAAGGTCTCTGCCGTTGATCGTAAGCGTAAAGGTGTTGCCCACCGCCTCGACGATCGGCACAATCGAGGTGATCGTCGGCGCCGGGCCTACCATCAGTATATTCGCCATGGAGGACGAGGGCCTTATCGCCCCTGAAGGAGTGAGCGGCGTTATCGTCCTCGGGCCCTTCGATGTCCCCATCGGCACAGTAAGGGTGATACTTATGCTCCTTCCGTCGGCAGCAGCGCTCCACGAATCCATGATGATGCCGTCGGCAGGTGCAATCTGGAGGGCGTTGACCGTATCAAAACCGACACCGGATAAGGTAACAGTCCCGGTCGTGCCGGGCTCGATATGCTTCGGACTTATCCCTGTAACAGCAGCGCCGACTGTCACGCCCACCTCACGCGAGGTCACCGGAGTGACCGGTACCGGTGCGGTCGGAACCGGCGCCGGAGCGACGAAAACAACGACCTCCCGTGAAACGAAAGGACCGTACTGCGCCTGTACTGTGGAAGGAGGCGCGGGCTGCTCCACTGTTACGCCGACCGGCAACGATACGAGAGACGAATAGGTGACGCCCGGCAGATCAGTCACGGTAAAGGTATTCGTTACTGAAGCCGTATCCGATGTCGTCCCTGCGGGCGTGGTAACGGTGACGACGCGGTCGCCGGGTATCGCCGCGGCATCAAGAATTATATTGACGGTAGCGACCGTACCCTCGGGATTGACCGTCGGCGGATTGGCGACCGTAATACCCGCCGCGGGACTGAAGTTCACACGTGTAGCCGAAGCGAGATTCCTTCCGAGAATGGTGAGGGTAAATGACGACCCCTTCTCGCGCTGGAGGGGATCGATACCCACGACCTCGGGCTGGGGCAGTGTCACCCTGAAGATATTCGCTCCTGCAGATGCGGGCTTTGCAGCGCCGACGACGACGGACCGCATCCCGAGCGGCGCATCCGCTGCGATATCGATGAGGAATTCAAGCGAGCTGCCGTCAGCCGCTGCCGTGATCGTCCCCGCCCTGACCGTGATGCCCGCTGCGGGCGCAAAGGAGATCGCATCGGCAGCGGACAGGCCCGCGCCGCTGATCCTGACCGGGAGACCCTGCGTGCTTATCGCTCCGCTCACCGGCGAGATCGCTGTTATCGTCGAGCCCACCGCAATACCGACCGGCTTTGACGAGAACGGCCCGTAACTGCGCTGGACCGGCTGGGGCGCGGGCGGCGGCACCATGACGCCGACCTGCTGAGATACGAGAGATTCATACGGAGCGCCGGTCTGCGCTCTCACCTCGAAGCTGTTGCCGAAGGTGAGCGTTGCGTCCGATGTTCCGGCAGGTGTCGTGATCCTCACCGTTCTCGTTCCGGGCGCTGCACCAGGCGCAACAGAGATGCTTAGTGTGACCAGCGTGCCGTCGGCGCTCACTGTCGGCGAACTACTAACCTCAATTCCCTCTTCAGGGAGAAAGGATATCGCGGTTGCACCCTGGAGATTGCGGCCGTTTACCTGGAGGGCCATCGTTGTTCCCGGCAGCCCGTAGTTCGGGATGAGCGACCATATCTCGGGCAGCGTCCGTGTCACCCTGAAGATGTCCGCGCCTGAAGCGACGGGTCGCGCGGACCCCGCCGGTGTAGCGACCACAACAACCCTGTCGCCGACTTCTGCATCAGCCGCGATACTCACAATCGCTTCGACAAAGCTGCCGTCTGCGGCCCTTGCGAAAGAGCCGTCAACGACGCTTATTCCCGTCGACGGAGCGAAGCTGATTCCGGTTGCCGTCGCGAGTCCCACGCCGTTAACGCGGACCAGGAGGTTTTGCGTTCCGATACTACCTCTGTCGGGCGTCAGGCCGGTCACGGCAGAACCGACGACAACGCCGACACGCGCACTCTGCAGCGGCCCCACGGTCTTGGTTGCCGGGGGCGGCGCCGGCGTCGGGATCATAACGCCCACAGGGGCGCTCACCATCGGTCCGATATTGTAGGTCTGGATCGGGCGAACGGTAATGGTACTCGTATCTCCCGAGATGAATCCTGCTCCTGACGCCGTTATCGTTGTGCTTCCGACATTGATCGCATTAACCGTGACCTGCGCCTGTGTCGCCCCTCCGGGGATGCTCACCGCCGCGGGATAGGTGACGATATTTGCCGTACTGGCCGAAAGGGTGACCTGGAGCCCGCCGGCAGGAGCAGGATCGGTCAGCGCGAGGGTAAGGAAGATCGTGAAGCTCTGTCCCGTTGTTATCGACGTCGGAACGAGATTGACGGTCGGCTGCGGCCGCG
Encoded proteins:
- a CDS encoding nucleotide pyrophosphatase/phosphodiesterase family protein, which translates into the protein MKRTVVLNVVGLTSSLIGAHTPHLRSLMRCCIPIKTITPAVTCPVQSTYLTGKLPADHGIVGNGWYFRDLAEVMFWRQSNRLVQSEKVWHRAKRRDPSFTCANNFWWYNMATDVDWAVTPRPLYCADGRKLPDCYSIPLHLRDRFNKELGQFPLFQFWGPGTSLASSEWIAKAAMAIEEEFEPTLNLVYLPHLDYVLQRVGPHGDIAKDVSEIDGLCGRLIDFFTERGCRVVVLSEYGITAVDRPIHPNRLLRKAGYLTVKVDLGREYLDPGPSRAFAVSDHQIAHVYIRNQSDIPAIKELFEQTPGVERVLDREGKEEYGLNHERAGELVLIASRESWFTYYFWDDDARAPDYARTVNIHAKPGYDPCELFIDPAIRLPKIKVAGELVKKALGFRMLMDVIPLDASLVKGSHGRVTDSDEEGPLFATTEPKLLRGAGIAATDVAALMLDHVFLD
- the eboE gene encoding metabolite traffic protein EboE gives rise to the protein MMITYCTNIHPGERWDDVRGALFRHLPAIKSAVSPDEPFPIGLRLSHRAAQEISEGMSRELLDWCEEQGCFIPTINGFPYGDFHAKAVKERVYLPDWRSPERVSYTKRLADVLDFWLPPGVTGSISTVPVGFKRFIQGTDYPAITRNLISVLEHLSGLSQRSGKHIILALEAEPGCVLETTDDIVDFFDTIPVPLGLREHLGICFDCCHQAVLFEDPAASLASLSAAGIRIGKVQVSSALRLTDFDRGGKGIFQEPVYLHQVAIRRHGDIIRYDDLPEALANHRSSPGEEWRVHFHMPIFMEGTSSYGTTRSFIEEMIPLLSGDTLLEVETYTWSVLPPDMRSGSITESICRELLWLRSKVDETNCSP
- a CDS encoding IPT/TIG domain-containing protein; this encodes MRRIILVLLQVLLLGTLAAAHAATPVGGIIDTDTVWTAAGGPYLVTSDIVVDNSATLTVQAGAIVRFQPGVRLIVQFGSLRTLGTSASPVLFTSSQDVEGGSPAAGGWGGILFLNHTADAATILDYTNIRYGSTTTLQSSSPTFNNCVFENNAGFALAIDLSSYPHGTGNSAAGNGTDGIRVASGDMITSGAWDLKGIPYYLEGTVSVGVSPSVSGISPMHFEQGSTTSAVITGTRLSGAERVAFSNPHVTAAIQAGGTDTSIPVQITVGNAVPMGSAGFEVLVAAGTASLSPGITVIQPVPRITVLTPGRILVGQPDVTVEVSGSNFTSASVAVFDGAALATTFISSSKLSVVIPKQPLSGSKDLLVRNPDLANPGGFLSSNTITVPIELPVFAFSPDTLTLRQGESGTASVTISYPAPPGGLSVALTSTNPAILTVSATVTIPEGALSTPVAITAVSSGSTKNEIAEIHANQLNWMGGKVTVTARPQPTVNLVPTSITTGQSFTIFLTLALTDPAPAGGLQVTLSASTANIVTYPAAVSIPGGATQAQVTVNAINVGSTTITASGAGFISGDTSTITVRPIQTYNIGPMVSAPVGVMIPTPAPPPATKTVGPLQSARVGVVVGSAVTGLTPDRGSIGTQNLLVRVNGVGLATATGISFAPSTGISVVDGSFARAADGSFVEAIVSIAADAEVGDRVVVVATPAGSARPVASGADIFRVTRTLPEIWSLIPNYGLPGTTMALQVNGRNLQGATAISFLPEEGIEVSSSPTVSADGTLVTLSISVAPGAAPGTRTVRITTPAGTSDATLTFGNSFEVRAQTGAPYESLVSQQVGVMVPPPAPQPVQRSYGPFSSKPVGIAVGSTITAISPVSGAISTQGLPVRISGAGLSAADAISFAPAAGITVRAGTITAAADGSSLEFLIDIAADAPLGMRSVVVGAAKPASAGANIFRVTLPQPEVVGIDPLQREKGSSFTLTILGRNLASATRVNFSPAAGITVANPPTVNPEGTVATVNIILDAAAIPGDRVVTVTTPAGTTSDTASVTNTFTVTDLPGVTYSSLVSLPVGVTVEQPAPPSTVQAQYGPFVSREVVVFVAPAPVPTAPVPVTPVTSREVGVTVGAAVTGISPKHIEPGTTGTVTLSGVGFDTVNALQIAPADGIIMDSWSAAADGRSISITLTVPMGTSKGPRTITPLTPSGAIRPSSSMANILMVGPAPTITSIVPIVEAVGNTFTLTINGRDLAEAMEVRFTPSDGILVNNPPAVNAAGTIATVTIIIDGAAQGGERVVTITTPYGTSSSAASAANTFTVFRPTVRHISDDDAGYRFASDGPSGTMPLNSDGPGGDEQQQFLMSGSASMNGIKRSEMRLLHEQERTASSEAAYNAVHDIGINVNQKYYSFTIKFTGFRGPPEA
- a CDS encoding TatD family hydrolase, with amino-acid sequence MDVIDPHIHMVSRTTDDYMKLALGGIHTITEPAFWAGFDRRSVESFHDYFHQLTVVEPARAARFGVRHYCWLGLNSKEAENLSLAEKVIGIIPEYLDRPTVLGLGEIGLNKNSRNEIKVLEQQIALAASRNELILIHTPHLEDKLKGTRLILDMILNEPRISPSRVLIDHAEEHTIPEIKSKGFWYGLTLYPHSKGSPERAVDAVEIYGPENVCINSSADWSVSDPLATLKTANEMRRRGHSEELIQRVFYENPKFFLSQCPKFNK